The following proteins are co-located in the Armatimonadota bacterium genome:
- the pyrR gene encoding bifunctional pyr operon transcriptional regulator/uracil phosphoribosyltransferase PyrR: protein MSVVVLDAQAMKRTLGRLAHEILEANGGGQNLVVLGILKKGWPVAKRLAFLMAQIEDSPISHGKLDISGARDDRESSDQNQSEVPFSITGKNVVLVDEVIYTGRTIRAALNEMLKYGRPASVKLAVLIDRGHRELPIQPDYCGKSIVTAPNDFIEMKLAEFDGEDAVIHYSEGERA from the coding sequence ATGAGCGTGGTGGTTCTGGATGCGCAGGCGATGAAACGGACTTTGGGCCGTTTGGCGCACGAGATTTTGGAGGCCAATGGAGGCGGCCAGAACTTGGTAGTGCTCGGAATCCTGAAAAAAGGTTGGCCGGTCGCCAAGCGTCTCGCCTTTCTGATGGCGCAGATCGAAGACAGCCCGATATCTCACGGGAAACTCGATATTTCGGGCGCGCGCGACGACCGCGAATCCTCCGATCAAAACCAAAGCGAAGTCCCGTTTTCGATCACTGGAAAGAACGTCGTCTTGGTGGACGAAGTGATTTACACCGGTCGCACGATCCGGGCGGCGCTCAACGAAATGCTCAAATATGGTCGTCCGGCCAGCGTCAAATTGGCAGTATTGATCGATCGTGGCCATCGCGAACTGCCGATCCAGCCTGATTACTGCGGCAAGTCGATCGTCACTGCGCCAAACGACTTTATCGAGATGAAACTTGCAGAATTTGACGGCGAAGACGCCGTGATTCATTATTCGGAAGGAGAGAGAGCATGA
- a CDS encoding phosphotransferase gives MADPLELLRSNFSSESEFIRAIESGRKSAEYLASKHDLALGDYLPGASTSLVISAGENHVIKVVLLGEEADSGTRFLTLAQGHGVIAIEDQQDGAILMPRIRPGTDISSLPTEEAITVFCSHANRFREIGNFDGLAEAHSFFSDEELRNPFLTKMLDTTKEVCAVHGDLHHYNILFDGRETVVIDPKGLVADPCMEAAAILRNPIPQPTDIDLGQAIEQIAIQCELDPNRIWGWARAITELCAIGSGPLVSDFALACDRISGLSNRFWV, from the coding sequence ATGGCTGACCCGTTAGAACTTCTGCGGAGCAATTTTAGTTCGGAAAGCGAATTTATTCGCGCCATAGAATCAGGGCGAAAATCCGCAGAATACTTGGCGTCCAAGCACGATTTAGCGCTGGGAGATTACCTCCCTGGCGCGTCGACGAGCCTGGTGATTTCTGCTGGTGAAAATCACGTGATCAAGGTGGTTCTGCTTGGCGAGGAAGCCGACTCTGGAACGAGATTCCTGACGCTGGCACAAGGGCACGGCGTCATTGCCATCGAAGATCAACAGGATGGAGCGATTCTGATGCCGCGAATCAGGCCAGGAACGGACATATCGTCTCTTCCTACCGAAGAGGCGATCACTGTTTTCTGTTCCCACGCGAACCGGTTCAGAGAGATTGGCAACTTCGATGGGTTAGCAGAGGCGCACTCATTCTTTAGTGATGAGGAACTCCGTAATCCGTTCCTGACCAAAATGTTGGACACCACGAAGGAGGTCTGTGCAGTACATGGCGATTTGCACCACTACAACATCCTTTTCGACGGGCGAGAAACCGTTGTGATTGACCCAAAGGGGCTCGTGGCCGACCCTTGCATGGAAGCGGCGGCAATTCTTCGAAACCCGATTCCACAACCCACTGATATCGATCTGGGGCAAGCAATTGAGCAGATTGCAATCCAATGTGAACTCGATCCGAACAGAATTTGGGGATGGGCGCGCGCAATTACAGAATTGTGCGCGATCGGATCAGGGCCGCTCGTTTCCGATTTTGCTCTCGCTTGCGACCGAATCTCCGGTCTCAGCAACCGGTTTTGGGTCTAG
- a CDS encoding polysaccharide biosynthesis/export family protein: MKRSLIALSMVSALACAQTLGQANVFRFKPGDGLKVVVLGFSEYQGDYVVLSDGTVSGIGFGNLKLEGLTISQAQDQITTRMKRYVRDPKVSIVITQERQQAVFVVRGDGDASASTSGGGGYPFQPNLELRQVIAMSKMPSPLDMFETRIYRQGKQVATVDLAKLMKGDGAQWNGPMQPGDLVTIMPVPLVRVWVLGLVRSPGEKRIRSGADIFQAIASAGEITAEPSVFDEIEITVRRGPENYTFAPRRDFGNNEFMLQDGDTVVVQPPQRLKVSVSGYVAKPGDFGVREGTTLPQLVGATAGGVTQDGTGEGVLIFRNGEVLVGNANPSPTEPGMPILNGDSVYVLRNERGFYVMGKVIKPGLVPMIDGRNYRLIDAIGASGGLDPSGSLHRVTLMTNEGGKLVAKEYHLDKFVKDGDLSQNPALKDDDVVFVGTPKGITLQGVSQALSGALVVESLLRR, from the coding sequence ATGAAACGATCTCTCATCGCCCTTTCAATGGTGTCGGCACTCGCGTGCGCTCAAACTCTGGGCCAGGCCAATGTGTTTCGATTTAAGCCCGGCGATGGATTGAAGGTCGTTGTTCTCGGATTCTCCGAGTATCAGGGCGACTATGTGGTTCTCAGCGACGGAACTGTGAGCGGAATCGGATTTGGCAACCTCAAGCTCGAAGGATTGACGATTTCTCAAGCTCAGGACCAGATCACAACGCGGATGAAGCGCTATGTCCGAGATCCCAAAGTCTCCATTGTCATCACCCAAGAACGTCAACAGGCGGTCTTTGTGGTCCGAGGTGACGGTGATGCTTCCGCTTCAACATCTGGTGGCGGTGGATACCCGTTCCAGCCTAACCTCGAACTTCGACAAGTCATCGCGATGAGCAAAATGCCATCGCCGCTCGACATGTTTGAAACTCGAATCTATCGGCAAGGCAAACAGGTTGCCACAGTTGATTTGGCAAAACTCATGAAGGGCGACGGTGCCCAATGGAATGGCCCAATGCAACCCGGCGATTTGGTGACGATTATGCCTGTCCCACTTGTGCGCGTTTGGGTGCTCGGACTGGTTCGATCACCGGGCGAAAAGCGCATCCGTTCGGGCGCAGATATTTTCCAAGCGATCGCTAGCGCGGGAGAAATCACCGCTGAGCCTTCAGTTTTTGATGAAATCGAAATCACCGTTCGACGCGGTCCAGAGAACTACACCTTTGCGCCGAGAAGAGATTTTGGCAACAACGAGTTCATGCTCCAAGACGGCGATACGGTCGTCGTTCAGCCTCCACAGCGCCTGAAAGTTTCGGTGAGCGGTTATGTGGCGAAGCCCGGAGATTTTGGCGTTCGCGAAGGAACGACCCTTCCCCAACTTGTTGGCGCAACCGCTGGTGGCGTCACTCAAGATGGAACGGGGGAAGGCGTGCTGATTTTCAGAAATGGTGAAGTGTTGGTAGGCAACGCAAACCCAAGCCCAACTGAACCGGGCATGCCGATTTTGAACGGCGATTCGGTTTATGTTTTGCGCAATGAGCGCGGATTTTATGTGATGGGCAAAGTCATAAAGCCAGGGCTTGTGCCGATGATTGACGGCAGAAATTACCGATTGATCGACGCGATTGGCGCCTCTGGAGGGCTCGATCCATCCGGCTCGTTGCACCGAGTCACCTTGATGACTAACGAAGGCGGCAAACTGGTGGCCAAGGAATACCATTTGGACAAATTTGTCAAAGATGGTGACTTGAGCCAAAACCCAGCCCTCAAAGATGACGACGTTGTTTTTGTCGGCACACCTAAGGGAATCACGTTGCAAGGTGTCAGCCAAGCACTCAGCGGCGCGCTAGTCGTCGAATCTTTACTAAGGCGATAA
- the tdh gene encoding L-threonine 3-dehydrogenase, translating into MFAVAKMQPAPGVDIVEVDTPKIKPGHVKVEILGGSICGTDLHIHQWDAFSQSRIHPPRIIGHEFCGEIIEVGEGVDPSRIGEFISSESHIVCGTCRQCQMGQGHVCANTRLLGIDVDGGFGGWAVMPAQNARTTPRVVPHEVASMLDALGNAVHTVADGPVAGQTLLITGMGPIGLFSIAVAKAWGAEKVIVTEVRPYRKQLAEKLGADVIIDPTQEDADAVLSRIAPDGVDGSLEMSGHESALPLAIRHTRPGGRISLLGLYPKSVQQIELNAMIMRGLKVNGIIGRKIWETWDQMIDLLQNKNLDVSAVVTHKMDFRDVNHAMEILERGEAGKVVLDFSSARN; encoded by the coding sequence GTGTTTGCCGTTGCAAAGATGCAGCCTGCCCCTGGCGTTGACATTGTCGAAGTCGACACTCCAAAGATCAAACCAGGGCACGTCAAAGTCGAGATTTTAGGAGGTTCTATTTGTGGCACCGACCTCCACATCCACCAATGGGATGCCTTCTCGCAATCCCGAATCCACCCTCCTCGAATCATCGGGCACGAATTCTGCGGCGAGATCATTGAAGTCGGAGAAGGCGTCGATCCAAGTCGTATTGGCGAGTTCATCAGCAGCGAATCGCACATTGTTTGTGGGACCTGCCGCCAGTGCCAAATGGGGCAAGGCCACGTCTGTGCGAACACTCGGCTCCTCGGGATTGATGTGGATGGCGGATTTGGCGGCTGGGCCGTGATGCCCGCGCAAAATGCACGCACCACGCCGCGTGTTGTCCCTCATGAAGTGGCATCCATGCTGGACGCGCTCGGAAACGCGGTGCACACGGTTGCCGACGGCCCAGTGGCTGGTCAGACATTGCTAATCACCGGGATGGGACCGATCGGGCTTTTCAGCATCGCTGTTGCTAAGGCGTGGGGCGCCGAAAAGGTGATTGTCACCGAAGTGCGGCCGTATCGAAAACAGCTTGCAGAAAAGTTAGGAGCCGATGTGATCATCGACCCAACCCAAGAAGATGCCGATGCAGTGCTTTCTCGCATCGCACCGGATGGTGTGGACGGTAGCCTCGAAATGAGCGGCCACGAATCTGCGCTTCCGCTCGCAATCCGGCACACTCGGCCTGGCGGACGCATCAGCTTGCTAGGGCTGTATCCCAAGAGCGTTCAGCAGATCGAGTTGAACGCTATGATCATGCGAGGACTAAAAGTAAATGGCATCATCGGACGCAAGATTTGGGAGACTTGGGATCAGATGATCGACCTACTGCAAAACAAGAATCTCGACGTGTCCGCGGTGGTCACCCACAAGATGGATTTCCGAGATGTGAACCACGCCATGGAGATTTTGGAGCGAGGCGAAGCGGGCAAAGTCGTGCTTGATTTTTCATCGGCCCGAAACTAG
- a CDS encoding tetratricopeptide repeat protein, which translates to MSVAVLPFNAGPNTRATLARQFANFAAEIVRARTGSEVHSVNYLVRIDESNPPRFANANPAESLSEPEFVKQLFGQAEANVAVDGLLVEENGNLKLTVRVFSRDDEKPLYEETFDFTEENVFPSMRKLVEEIAQRGGTPLPSEASTDEDLFGTTNSRAFVRFLEGYDALQYIDKTQGQVIPDFNPSFAYNALNEAISLDNDWEAPYATLLQLCRAAMNLRIGDPNDIEASLKKANETVNDDVRGPAVLAELYQSTSRFNEAIEVLEAALKIDDKEPALITRIGIAQQSLGMLANAEQNFRKAVEMEPDDKPSMGFLAQVISQQERAHEVPPLWRSIVDSNPSNSHAWANLGASLMQVQNTAEALRVFEEGLEKSEDKNVIKRFYAPALASLQEWDKAMDLYEDLLDENPTDVQTQIEYAQTLQGAGRSFEVPKVLRDVLGANPDPNTRAQVLAWLVELEQPKRVESVQQAEEKMQTEEFEAAVKILRPMRNWLADYWKMWALYAAALNRIGDHRDAEDAATRLINLFPGNEIGFVELANALAPQGKHEEQYNAMRYAITFMPQSLPIAINLGLAAARLGRKEEAQGLAAQIRQAIGENQELEPLLAEMEG; encoded by the coding sequence ATGAGCGTTGCTGTTCTGCCGTTTAATGCTGGACCAAACACACGTGCTACCCTTGCTCGGCAATTTGCAAACTTCGCCGCCGAGATCGTACGCGCGCGCACCGGGTCGGAGGTCCACTCTGTCAACTATCTCGTTCGGATAGATGAAAGCAACCCACCACGATTTGCGAATGCCAACCCGGCCGAATCCTTGTCGGAACCAGAATTTGTCAAGCAGCTCTTTGGTCAGGCGGAAGCGAATGTCGCCGTCGATGGTTTGCTGGTTGAAGAAAATGGCAACCTCAAACTCACCGTTCGAGTTTTCTCGCGAGATGATGAGAAGCCGCTCTACGAAGAGACCTTCGATTTCACCGAAGAGAATGTCTTCCCATCGATGCGGAAGCTCGTCGAAGAGATCGCACAAAGAGGCGGCACTCCGTTGCCAAGCGAAGCCTCGACCGACGAAGACCTGTTTGGCACGACCAACAGCCGAGCATTCGTTCGGTTCTTGGAAGGTTACGATGCGCTCCAATACATCGACAAGACTCAAGGCCAAGTCATCCCTGATTTCAATCCTTCTTTCGCCTACAATGCGCTGAACGAAGCCATCAGCTTGGACAACGATTGGGAGGCTCCATACGCCACCCTATTGCAGCTCTGCCGAGCAGCGATGAACTTGCGCATCGGTGATCCAAACGACATCGAAGCTTCCTTGAAAAAGGCGAACGAAACCGTCAACGACGATGTTCGCGGACCAGCTGTCCTCGCCGAGTTGTATCAGTCGACCTCACGATTCAATGAAGCGATCGAAGTTCTCGAAGCCGCTTTGAAGATCGACGACAAAGAACCGGCGCTCATCACCCGTATCGGCATCGCGCAACAATCTCTCGGAATGCTCGCCAATGCCGAGCAGAATTTCCGAAAGGCGGTCGAGATGGAACCTGACGACAAGCCTTCGATGGGATTCCTCGCGCAGGTTATCAGCCAGCAGGAACGCGCCCACGAAGTACCACCACTCTGGCGATCCATCGTGGACAGCAACCCAAGCAACAGCCACGCGTGGGCTAACCTCGGCGCAAGCTTGATGCAGGTTCAAAACACTGCTGAAGCGCTTCGCGTTTTCGAAGAAGGTCTGGAAAAGTCGGAAGACAAGAATGTCATCAAGCGATTCTATGCTCCGGCGCTGGCTAGCCTCCAAGAATGGGACAAGGCGATGGACCTGTACGAAGATCTGTTGGATGAAAATCCGACCGATGTTCAGACTCAAATCGAATATGCGCAGACCCTACAGGGAGCTGGTCGCAGTTTTGAAGTGCCAAAGGTTCTCCGGGATGTTTTGGGCGCAAACCCTGATCCAAACACTCGCGCCCAGGTGCTTGCTTGGCTCGTCGAATTGGAGCAACCGAAGCGCGTTGAATCTGTTCAGCAAGCTGAAGAGAAAATGCAAACCGAGGAGTTTGAAGCTGCGGTCAAGATTCTTCGCCCGATGCGCAACTGGCTCGCCGATTACTGGAAGATGTGGGCACTTTACGCGGCTGCATTGAACCGAATTGGAGACCACCGAGATGCTGAAGATGCCGCAACACGACTGATCAACCTCTTCCCTGGAAACGAGATCGGGTTTGTGGAGTTGGCCAATGCGCTCGCACCGCAGGGCAAGCACGAAGAGCAATACAACGCGATGCGCTATGCGATCACGTTTATGCCGCAGTCGCTTCCGATCGCGATCAACCTTGGCTTGGCTGCAGCTCGATTGGGCCGCAAGGAAGAAGCTCAAGGGCTAGCCGCTCAAATCCGGCAAGCCATTGGTGAGAATCAAGAACTTGAACCGTTGCTCGCCGAAATGGAAGGCTAA
- a CDS encoding aspartate carbamoyltransferase catalytic subunit — MSRNLTSIRNLKQSEIQDLLKLAAEFKKGINHDTPMKSHGNKVIGLLFFENSTRTRVSFEQAANYLGYRVSSFAAQSSSLSKGETLKDTLLTLKGERLDALVMRHRSSGSANLAARFFGGPIVNAGDGEHEHPTQALGDALTILEKKRHFQGLKVAIVGDILHSRVARSNAWLLSKMGAELHFVGPKMLMPTDGGRLPGAIHHDLLAGIEGADVIMCLRLQKERMSDGLLSSVGEFRRMYQVNRETLKVAKDDCLVMHPGPLNRGIELDDFAADGPNSVIHRQVENGIFVRMAALHWVFEGNGESK; from the coding sequence ATGAGTCGAAATCTAACCAGCATTCGAAACCTCAAGCAAAGCGAGATTCAAGACTTGCTGAAGCTTGCGGCAGAGTTCAAAAAGGGCATCAATCACGACACGCCGATGAAGTCACACGGCAACAAGGTGATCGGCCTTCTGTTCTTTGAAAACAGCACGCGAACACGGGTTAGCTTCGAGCAAGCGGCAAACTACCTTGGCTACCGCGTGAGCAGTTTTGCCGCGCAAAGCTCATCGCTTTCGAAAGGGGAAACGCTGAAAGATACGCTGCTGACACTCAAAGGCGAGCGATTGGATGCCTTGGTGATGCGTCATCGTTCCAGCGGCTCGGCGAATCTTGCGGCTCGATTCTTTGGAGGCCCGATCGTCAACGCAGGTGATGGCGAGCACGAGCACCCCACGCAAGCTCTCGGCGATGCATTGACCATCCTGGAAAAGAAACGACATTTTCAGGGTCTCAAAGTCGCCATCGTGGGTGATATCTTGCACTCGCGGGTCGCTCGTTCGAACGCTTGGCTCCTCAGCAAAATGGGTGCTGAATTGCACTTTGTTGGCCCCAAGATGCTGATGCCAACCGATGGTGGAAGGCTTCCAGGTGCGATCCACCACGATCTTCTCGCTGGAATCGAAGGCGCCGACGTGATCATGTGCTTACGCCTACAAAAGGAACGGATGTCAGACGGACTGCTGAGCTCTGTCGGTGAATTCCGCCGGATGTACCAAGTCAATCGAGAAACTCTAAAGGTGGCCAAAGATGATTGTCTGGTAATGCACCCAGGCCCGCTTAATCGTGGAATTGAGCTGGATGACTTTGCCGCAGACGGACCGAATTCGGTCATCCACCGGCAAGTCGAAAATGGAATTTTTGTTCGCATGGCGGCCTTGCACTGGGTGTTTGAAGGCAACGGAGAATCGAAATGA
- a CDS encoding dihydroorotase, with protein sequence MKIILKNGRILDPSQELDVIGNVIIEDEVVVEVGSDVEVEEDADEIIDCTGLWITPGLVDMHVHLREPGEEQKETIATATQAAAAGGFTTVCCMPNTNPPLDNAALIDFILDRAASPLAGGVFVAPVGSLTEGNRGDRISNLEAMRKAGIVAASDEGCATQNSKVMNRAMEYCNQLDLPILAHCEDYTLSDGGVMNEGAVSAMLGLKGMPRSAEEVMVMRNCLLSLHTGCQVHIMRVSTWGAVEMIRQAKYLGARVTCETCPQYLCLTEEMMADFAPEFKTTPPLRTQVDIDLLMQALADGTIDVIASDHSPHADYEVQVPFDEAPFGMAGLESCLSVTLTHVTHSGVLSPLETIRKLSTAPAKILRLDAGTLRPGDSPVAQVTLIDPELKWKFDVQKTFSKGKNTPFNGMELKGKAVLTISGSEIYRDASFDNARVTSIN encoded by the coding sequence ATGAAAATCATTCTGAAAAACGGTCGAATCCTTGACCCTTCGCAAGAACTCGACGTGATCGGCAACGTGATCATCGAGGACGAGGTCGTTGTCGAAGTTGGTTCAGACGTCGAGGTTGAAGAAGACGCTGACGAAATCATCGACTGCACGGGCCTTTGGATCACGCCAGGTTTGGTGGACATGCACGTCCACCTCCGAGAGCCGGGCGAAGAGCAAAAAGAGACGATCGCAACCGCGACTCAGGCAGCTGCCGCAGGGGGATTTACCACCGTTTGTTGCATGCCAAACACCAATCCGCCGCTCGATAACGCGGCGCTGATTGACTTCATCCTAGATCGCGCTGCGAGTCCATTGGCTGGAGGCGTCTTTGTGGCTCCAGTCGGATCGCTCACCGAAGGCAATCGTGGGGACCGCATTTCGAATCTTGAAGCGATGCGAAAGGCCGGAATTGTCGCCGCTAGCGATGAAGGGTGTGCGACACAGAACTCCAAGGTGATGAACCGGGCGATGGAGTACTGCAACCAGCTCGATCTTCCGATCTTGGCCCACTGCGAAGACTACACGCTCAGCGATGGCGGAGTGATGAATGAAGGCGCAGTGAGTGCCATGCTCGGACTCAAGGGGATGCCGCGCAGCGCCGAAGAAGTCATGGTGATGCGAAATTGCCTCCTCTCGCTCCACACTGGGTGCCAGGTTCACATCATGCGGGTTTCGACCTGGGGCGCCGTCGAGATGATTCGCCAAGCCAAATATCTGGGCGCGCGCGTGACGTGTGAAACTTGTCCGCAGTACCTTTGCCTCACCGAAGAGATGATGGCGGACTTCGCACCTGAATTCAAAACGACTCCGCCGCTTCGAACTCAAGTCGATATTGATCTTCTGATGCAAGCCTTGGCCGATGGGACAATCGATGTAATCGCAAGCGACCACTCGCCACACGCGGACTATGAGGTTCAGGTTCCGTTTGATGAAGCACCGTTTGGGATGGCCGGGTTGGAATCTTGCTTGAGCGTGACGCTGACCCATGTGACCCATTCGGGAGTGCTTTCGCCGCTAGAAACCATTCGCAAGCTTTCTACGGCACCTGCGAAGATTTTGCGGTTGGATGCCGGCACCCTTCGCCCTGGGGACAGCCCTGTAGCGCAGGTGACATTGATTGATCCCGAGCTGAAGTGGAAGTTTGACGTTCAAAAGACCTTTAGCAAAGGGAAGAACACCCCATTCAACGGCATGGAATTGAAGGGCAAAGCCGTACTAACCATTTCGGGAAGCGAAATCTACCGCGATGCGTCCTTTGACAATGCTCGAGTAACCTCCATCAATTGA
- a CDS encoding DUF1501 domain-containing protein has translation MSDSMSRRDVLKKGTMIAVGLAAPAWLSAIAKSDVIRTAQGKNIDPDGILVVCQLSGGNDGLNTVIPYTDPRYYTLRPTLGIPADKVLRISDKMGLHPALTGLETLYKEGKVAVVNGCGYPRPNRSHFKSMEIWQSASPETALPYGWIGRHLDLMSEKGALNPVYALGLSTDKPRALQADDVSIPCFASLADIQSMVGDPDVEKMLREIQGSAASGGEGVVQAANKSALDAMATLRDKLKTFSPKQIYPDGAFGAGFKQISQLIATSPATRVLYFSAGGFDTHAKQAESHQNLMKGFGDSLLAFMREMEAIGKADKVVVLVFSEFGRRSYENASMGTDHGAAAPMFVVGKPVKGGFYGPIPDLQNLNDGDVQFAVDFRQVYATALDSWMGGDSQKVLAGKFEHLPLIRA, from the coding sequence ATGAGCGACTCGATGTCAAGACGAGATGTGCTGAAAAAGGGCACGATGATTGCGGTAGGACTGGCCGCGCCCGCGTGGTTGAGCGCGATTGCAAAGTCCGATGTTATTCGAACCGCACAAGGCAAGAATATCGACCCGGATGGCATCCTCGTGGTGTGCCAACTTTCGGGCGGAAACGATGGTCTGAACACCGTCATTCCCTACACCGATCCGCGCTACTACACGCTTCGACCGACGCTCGGAATTCCTGCTGACAAGGTCCTTCGAATCTCGGACAAGATGGGACTTCACCCAGCGCTGACTGGCCTTGAGACCCTCTATAAAGAAGGCAAAGTCGCCGTTGTGAACGGTTGTGGTTATCCCCGCCCGAATCGAAGCCATTTCAAGAGCATGGAAATCTGGCAATCGGCATCGCCAGAGACCGCGCTTCCTTACGGCTGGATTGGTCGCCACCTCGACCTCATGAGCGAAAAGGGCGCGCTCAACCCGGTTTACGCATTGGGGCTTTCGACCGACAAGCCGCGAGCACTTCAAGCAGATGATGTTTCGATCCCATGCTTTGCGTCTCTCGCCGATATCCAGTCGATGGTCGGTGATCCAGATGTCGAGAAAATGCTTCGGGAGATTCAAGGCTCTGCTGCTTCTGGCGGTGAGGGCGTGGTCCAAGCGGCCAACAAATCCGCACTGGACGCGATGGCCACATTGCGCGATAAGCTCAAAACCTTCTCACCAAAGCAGATTTATCCTGATGGTGCCTTTGGCGCAGGATTCAAGCAGATATCGCAGCTTATCGCGACTTCCCCAGCGACGAGAGTGCTGTACTTTAGCGCAGGCGGATTCGACACCCACGCCAAACAAGCAGAGTCTCACCAGAATCTGATGAAAGGATTTGGCGACTCCTTGCTCGCATTCATGCGAGAAATGGAAGCGATCGGCAAAGCGGACAAAGTTGTCGTGCTCGTCTTCTCCGAATTTGGCCGACGAAGTTACGAAAATGCCAGCATGGGAACCGACCATGGTGCCGCGGCTCCGATGTTCGTGGTGGGCAAGCCGGTCAAGGGCGGATTCTATGGCCCGATCCCAGACTTGCAGAATCTAAATGATGGCGACGTCCAGTTTGCGGTTGACTTTAGGCAGGTTTACGCTACGGCGCTCGATAGCTGGATGGGCGGCGATAGCCAGAAAGTGCTGGCTGGAAAGTTCGAGCATCTTCCATTGATTCGAGCCTAA
- a CDS encoding glycine C-acetyltransferase, producing the protein MNTSLTAWLQTEIESLKSQNLYKKPRILESPAGGRVTMDGKSVVNLSSNNYLGLANHPAVRQAALDAIEKWGVGAGAVRWIGGTMGVHDELEQRLAKFKKVDAVLVFTGGFTANSGCIPAVLTNKDVVISDELNHASIIDGVRLSPAKYKKSEGFVYNHKDMAHLEEILSKTQSFEKRMIITDGVFSMDGDIAPLPKIVELAEKYNAFVMVDDAHASGVLGKNGAGTASHFDLYGRVDIQLGTLSKALGVVGGYIAGSAPLKEWLINRGRPYLFSTAHPPMVAAALIAALDVMENDPEPMQKLWANTKWWKENLAQNGFDTMGSETPITPVYVGDEGKAQLMERMLWDEGVYALSIVYPTVGLGKARLRTMPSAAHSQDDLEFALKAFIKVRDKLANG; encoded by the coding sequence ATGAATACGTCGCTCACCGCGTGGCTCCAAACTGAAATTGAATCACTCAAGTCGCAAAATCTTTATAAGAAGCCGCGAATTCTGGAATCGCCAGCTGGTGGGCGGGTGACAATGGACGGGAAATCGGTCGTCAATTTGTCCTCGAACAACTATCTTGGACTTGCAAACCACCCCGCCGTTCGACAGGCCGCACTAGATGCCATCGAAAAGTGGGGCGTCGGGGCAGGAGCTGTGCGATGGATCGGCGGCACGATGGGCGTTCACGATGAGCTCGAGCAACGCTTAGCGAAATTCAAGAAAGTTGATGCGGTGCTGGTCTTCACTGGTGGATTTACGGCGAATTCAGGGTGTATTCCAGCCGTCCTGACCAACAAAGATGTGGTCATCAGTGACGAGCTTAATCACGCCTCCATTATTGATGGCGTTCGACTCTCGCCTGCGAAATATAAGAAGTCTGAAGGGTTTGTTTACAACCACAAAGACATGGCGCACCTTGAAGAGATCCTCAGTAAGACACAATCGTTCGAGAAACGAATGATCATTACGGATGGTGTCTTTAGCATGGACGGAGATATCGCACCTCTTCCCAAGATCGTCGAGTTGGCAGAAAAGTACAACGCATTCGTGATGGTGGATGACGCTCATGCTAGCGGAGTTTTGGGGAAAAATGGTGCCGGTACGGCGTCACATTTTGACCTCTATGGTCGCGTGGACATTCAACTCGGCACGCTCAGTAAGGCTCTTGGAGTAGTGGGTGGATACATCGCTGGTTCTGCCCCGCTCAAAGAATGGTTGATCAATCGAGGAAGGCCGTACCTCTTCTCTACTGCGCACCCTCCGATGGTCGCAGCCGCCCTGATCGCTGCACTGGATGTCATGGAAAATGATCCTGAGCCGATGCAAAAATTGTGGGCAAACACCAAATGGTGGAAGGAGAACTTGGCGCAAAACGGATTTGATACGATGGGCAGCGAAACCCCGATCACGCCAGTCTATGTGGGCGATGAAGGCAAAGCCCAGCTGATGGAACGCATGCTATGGGACGAAGGCGTTTATGCACTGAGCATCGTGTATCCAACGGTTGGGTTGGGCAAGGCTAGACTCCGAACAATGCCGAGTGCGGCGCACAGCCAAGACGACCTTGAATTTGCACTAAAAGCATTCATTAAGGTTCGCGACAAGCTCGCCAATGGCTGA